The Aspergillus nidulans FGSC A4 chromosome VII nucleotide sequence AGAGCTTGAGCGCTTAGTCCCCACCTGCGGctcaaagcagaagagcacCGAGTTAACGTCGAGCTTGGAACAGCCCGATGCTGTCTTCGTAGTCGCTCCCAAATCAGTGACCTTTCTTGACCAGTTCCTGGCTCCGCAGTCTCCTGATTCAAGTCTGGAACTGCTTGAGCTATGGAGTTACAAGAAGCATATAAGTCTAGATGACTTGGACTTTGGCTCCGATGGCGTTTTGCCCACCATGAAGCGCGTGATTGGCAGACGTGGATTGGGAGTCTGGCTTGCGCAACGACCCGGGTGCCGCGCCATTGACAGCTAAGCTTCCAGAGCTATGCCAATCCGTACTATGTCAGTCAACACAGCTTATATCAAGGTTGCGGATAGCTAACACTTGCAATTCACCTTGTCATATTGCTGTCTATATCCCTGATTGACGCCAATCTCTTCTCTATCTTCACTTCTCTGTACATGCCTTGTtcttttttcccttttctttgaACTCGATAATATTCCCGGGTGAATTGATTAGGAGATTATATAATATACCCTTCCTTCCTATCTACCCTTCTTTTCGGAGTCTTCACATTCGTCTTAACACCATTTGGTTGAAATCCATGGCAAATATACCCTCCCGACATTCTCGGATGATATTATGACAATCCTATTCACTGCGTTGAGTCTTTCCTACGAGATGGTTGACTTCAGGAATCCTTGAAATAATATAGCGTGCTCTGCGCATTTCGGCCTTTGACCAGTCCTGCTCTGTATTACTGAATGGTATTGCACCAGGATTGTGGTGCAACCAGCAGCCTTTTCATGTAGCTTAGTGGTTCTTTATAATATAGGTCACATAAGCACATGAAAAAATAAAGGTGGCTGCTTAAATTGTGTCAACTGTGTACAGAGTCGAGTCGGCGAAAGAGAATCTGCCCAAGCATAGCTTGTACAAATAGGTTACGAATACTGAAGCGCCGATGTTGAATATCTGCTCGGAGTCCAGTCGCTacgagaaagaaaaagagacaTATAACGTAAGCCGAATCGCGGTTACTCAGTATGGGAGGGTGATAGATTGACAGAAAAGTAGCGGCACACCATAATTAACTAAAGTCGGATGATAGTTTCATGCATCGTCACCGTCGTCAGAATTCTCAAACAGGTAGTTTGCCGCGAGCTCTTCGTTCTTATCGCAGGCGAAATAGGCTTGAATAACTAGGTCTCGCGGAAATCCGAGTCGGCAGAGCTAGGGCTAAGTCAGCTAAGAGAAAAAGAACGGCCAAGGAATCGAAAGCATACCCGTTCGATGGCGTCTCGCTCCTCTTCCGTAACGTGAATCTGGGTTGTGCCCGGAGGAAGTGCAgcatcgtcctcttcgctcAACAATTGAAGGAAAGCTTCCTCGTTTTGGCCAATGAGCTGGGCAATCTGGGGGTTACCCTGACCAACTTGCTGAAGGATAGGTTCCAGCATCTGAGGTTGCTGTTGGACTAGCTGGCGAAGTTGCTGGAAAGCTGGATGATTGCGTAAGAAGTCGAGTGACTGGGGTTCGCCACCAGACGCAccgccagcgccgccgcgACCTTCACCAGCctgagcagcagcctcaaAGAGGTTGACCGgctcgtcttctccagaggTAGCAGGTGGAGCTCCGCTAGCAGCGGCGGCTTGAGGAGCGGCAGGGGTGGTAGCGGCTGATCTTTGTTGTTGCTCCTGCTGGATATTTTCCGGAATGCCCTTGATTGCAAAGGCAGAGATCAGTAACTGTTACGTGAATTGAAACACGACAAGACTCACATTCAGCAGATATTCAATTGCCCGGTCTGGGTTGAAGAACGCCGCCCTCATAGCACGGTTGATTTGCTCCCGCTCAAAGCCCATGCTCATCATCTGGTTGATTACTTCTTCACTTT carries:
- a CDS encoding putative UV excision repair protein (RadW) (transcript_id=CADANIAT00008997) encodes the protein MKLTFRDLKQQKFVIDAEPSETVGQVKEKISTEKGWDVPSLKLIYSGKILQDDKTVEFYNIEEKGFIVCMVSKPKTQPSSQSPSTPAKSVTSTPAPPPAPAPSTNTSTTATSGPVPATPSPASSGAAQSSASTFNDPSALLTGSQSEEVINQMMSMGFEREQINRAMRAAFFNPDRAIEYLLNGIPENIQQEQQQRSAATTPAAPQAAAASGAPPATSGEDEPVNLFEAAAQAGEGRGGAGGASGGEPQSLDFLRNHPAFQQLRQLVQQQPQMLEPILQQVGQGNPQIAQLIGQNEEAFLQLLSEEDDAALPPGTTQIHVTEEERDAIERLCRLGFPRDLVIQAYFACDKNEELAANYLFENSDDGDDA